A genomic segment from Geitlerinema sp. PCC 7407 encodes:
- a CDS encoding pentapeptide repeat-containing protein, with protein MNSRSRSLSAAALVALCCWAAPARAEKLAHVQQLLSSKSCEGCDLMNAGLVFTDLSGANLKGADLRRANLSQTDLTGADLSGANLAGASLHGANLTGANLTGANLTGADLRQAYLMEAVFTDANLSSAFLEGAIGLTGNIGDADAFYRWALDSARIGNYSEAIENFNQTVRINPNYAKAYLGRGVARYKIGDRDGAMLDTNYAAYLFERNGDAQGYQASKEFIAGIEMIENAPKGGKGKPNFLDFIGSVSGLLLRFLF; from the coding sequence ATGAATTCTCGATCTAGAAGTCTGTCTGCTGCTGCACTGGTGGCCCTGTGCTGCTGGGCAGCCCCGGCCCGCGCCGAAAAACTCGCCCATGTCCAGCAACTGCTCTCAAGCAAGAGCTGCGAAGGGTGCGACCTGATGAATGCCGGTCTGGTTTTCACCGACCTGAGCGGGGCCAACCTCAAGGGCGCCGACCTGCGGCGCGCCAACCTGAGCCAAACGGATTTGACGGGGGCGGACCTCAGCGGGGCCAACCTGGCCGGGGCCTCGCTCCACGGCGCCAACCTCACCGGCGCCAACCTCACCGGCGCCAACCTGACGGGGGCCGATCTCCGGCAGGCCTACCTGATGGAAGCCGTCTTCACCGATGCCAACCTCTCCAGCGCCTTCTTGGAGGGGGCCATTGGCCTGACGGGCAACATTGGCGACGCGGACGCTTTTTATCGGTGGGCCCTGGACTCGGCCCGCATCGGCAACTACAGCGAGGCGATCGAAAACTTTAACCAGACCGTGCGCATCAACCCCAACTACGCCAAGGCGTATCTGGGGCGGGGAGTGGCGCGCTACAAAATCGGCGATCGCGACGGCGCCATGCTGGACACCAACTACGCCGCCTACCTGTTTGAGCGCAACGGCGATGCCCAGGGCTACCAAGCCTCCAAGGAGTTCATCGCCGGGATCGAAATGATCGAAAATGCGCCCAAAGGCGGCAAAGGCAAGCCAAATTTCCTGGATTTCATTGGTTCGGTGAGCGGATTGCTGCTGCGCTTCCTGTTTTAG